A genomic stretch from Halichoerus grypus chromosome 7, mHalGry1.hap1.1, whole genome shotgun sequence includes:
- the KCNK18 gene encoding potassium channel subfamily K member 18 isoform X3, whose protein sequence is MEAAGLPPARRCFQEALEKLFPRLCFLCSLVTYALLGAALFSAIEGGQNLGPNDPEFEEFLVELCGILKCNRTVEEGRKRDLGALLQNVKPHWFSKFADWSFLSSLFFCCTVISTVGYGHIYPVTRLGKYLCMLYALFGIPLMFLVLTDTGDILATILSTSYHRFQKLPFFPPPLPYWCSRLLCRKPATKPAGEVVPRIVIDAQELPGPNPGPCPSTPSRNMDLFERLLAREKQNTLHLPSRAVERSNSCPELVSGRLSYSLISNLDQVGRQVEKLDVPLPVIALLVFAYISCAAAVLPIWEKKLDFENAFYFCFITLTTIGFGDTVLEHPHFFLFFSIYIIIGMEIVCIAFKLVQNRLIHIYKNLMLFFAKGVFYHPVKK, encoded by the exons ATGGAGGCTGCAGGGCTACCCCCGGCCCGGAGGTGCTTTCAGGAGGCCCTGGAGAAGCTTTTCCCTCGCCTCTGCTTCCTCTGCTCCCTGGTGACCTATGCACTGCTGGGTGCCGCCCTCTTCTCAGCCATCGAGGGCGGCCAGAACCTGGGGCCAAATGACCCGGAGTTTGAGGAGTTCTTGGTGGAGCTCTGTGGCATCTTGAAATGCAACAGAACAG TTGAGGAAGGCAGGAAACGGGACCTCGGGGCGCTGCTGCAGAACGTGAAGCCCCACTGGTTTAGCAAGTTTGCAGACTGGTCCTTCCTGAGCTCACTCTTTTTCTGCTGCACAGTGATCAGCACTGTGG GTTACGGCCACATCTACCCTGTCACCAGGCTCGGCAAATACTTGTGCATGCTCTACGCCCTCTTTGGCATCCCGCTGATGTTCCTAGTCCTCACGGACACGGGTGACATCCTGGCCACCATCCTGTCCACGTCTTATCATCGGTTCCAAAAACTCCcattcttcccacctcccctcccctactGGTGCTCCCgcctgctctgcagaaagccgGCCACCAAGCCCGCGGGCGAGGTTGTCCCGAGGATCGTCATAGATGCCCAAGAGCTTCCGGGCCCCAACCCCGGCCCGTGTCCGTCCACCCCAAGCAGAAACATGGATCTGTTCGAGAGACTTCTTGCACGAGAGAAGCAGAACACGCTGCACCTGCCCTCGCGGGCCGTGGAGAGGAGTAACTCGTGTCCCGAGCTGGTGTCGGGGAGACTCTCCTACTCGCTCATCAGCAATCTGGACCAGGTGGGACGGCAGGTGGAGAAGCTAGACGTGCCCCTCCCGGTCATCGCCCTCCTTGTGTTCGCCTACATCTCCTGTGCGGCTGCCGTCCTCCCCATCTGGGAGAAGAAGCTGGACTTCGAGAACGCCTTCTATTTCTGCTTCATCACACTGACCACCATTGGGTTCGGGGATACCGTTTTAGAACACCCCcacttcttcttgttcttctccaTTTATATCATCATTGGGATGGAGATCGTGTGCATCGCTTTCAAGTTGGTGCAAAACAGGCTGATTCACATCTACAAAAATCTCATGCTGTTCTTTGCAAAAGGGGTATTTTACCACCCTGTTAAAAAGTGA
- the KCNK18 gene encoding potassium channel subfamily K member 18 isoform X2 — MAKVANYKVEPRIPPQAFGLQSPLVTATSCRLPGGETVEEGRKRDLGALLQNVKPHWFSKFADWSFLSSLFFCCTVISTVGYGHIYPVTRLGKYLCMLYALFGIPLMFLVLTDTGDILATILSTSYHRFQKLPFFPPPLPYWCSRLLCRKPATKPAGEVVPRIVIDAQELPGPNPGPCPSTPSRNMDLFERLLAREKQNTLHLPSRAVERSNSCPELVSGRLSYSLISNLDQVGRQVEKLDVPLPVIALLVFAYISCAAAVLPIWEKKLDFENAFYFCFITLTTIGFGDTVLEHPHFFLFFSIYIIIGMEIVCIAFKLVQNRLIHIYKNLMLFFAKGVFYHPVKK; from the exons ATGGCCAAGGTCGCAAACTACAAAGTGGAGCCAAGGATTCCACCCCAGGCATTTGGACTCCAGAGCCCACTTGTCACTGCCACGTCATGCCGCCTCCCTGGTGGGGAAACAG TTGAGGAAGGCAGGAAACGGGACCTCGGGGCGCTGCTGCAGAACGTGAAGCCCCACTGGTTTAGCAAGTTTGCAGACTGGTCCTTCCTGAGCTCACTCTTTTTCTGCTGCACAGTGATCAGCACTGTGG GTTACGGCCACATCTACCCTGTCACCAGGCTCGGCAAATACTTGTGCATGCTCTACGCCCTCTTTGGCATCCCGCTGATGTTCCTAGTCCTCACGGACACGGGTGACATCCTGGCCACCATCCTGTCCACGTCTTATCATCGGTTCCAAAAACTCCcattcttcccacctcccctcccctactGGTGCTCCCgcctgctctgcagaaagccgGCCACCAAGCCCGCGGGCGAGGTTGTCCCGAGGATCGTCATAGATGCCCAAGAGCTTCCGGGCCCCAACCCCGGCCCGTGTCCGTCCACCCCAAGCAGAAACATGGATCTGTTCGAGAGACTTCTTGCACGAGAGAAGCAGAACACGCTGCACCTGCCCTCGCGGGCCGTGGAGAGGAGTAACTCGTGTCCCGAGCTGGTGTCGGGGAGACTCTCCTACTCGCTCATCAGCAATCTGGACCAGGTGGGACGGCAGGTGGAGAAGCTAGACGTGCCCCTCCCGGTCATCGCCCTCCTTGTGTTCGCCTACATCTCCTGTGCGGCTGCCGTCCTCCCCATCTGGGAGAAGAAGCTGGACTTCGAGAACGCCTTCTATTTCTGCTTCATCACACTGACCACCATTGGGTTCGGGGATACCGTTTTAGAACACCCCcacttcttcttgttcttctccaTTTATATCATCATTGGGATGGAGATCGTGTGCATCGCTTTCAAGTTGGTGCAAAACAGGCTGATTCACATCTACAAAAATCTCATGCTGTTCTTTGCAAAAGGGGTATTTTACCACCCTGTTAAAAAGTGA
- the KCNK18 gene encoding potassium channel subfamily K member 18 isoform X1, producing the protein MKNVGKALSTKYMLWKDQLSSLCLSSQPHPDRQAPRRMDCWRFVEEGRKRDLGALLQNVKPHWFSKFADWSFLSSLFFCCTVISTVGYGHIYPVTRLGKYLCMLYALFGIPLMFLVLTDTGDILATILSTSYHRFQKLPFFPPPLPYWCSRLLCRKPATKPAGEVVPRIVIDAQELPGPNPGPCPSTPSRNMDLFERLLAREKQNTLHLPSRAVERSNSCPELVSGRLSYSLISNLDQVGRQVEKLDVPLPVIALLVFAYISCAAAVLPIWEKKLDFENAFYFCFITLTTIGFGDTVLEHPHFFLFFSIYIIIGMEIVCIAFKLVQNRLIHIYKNLMLFFAKGVFYHPVKK; encoded by the exons ATGAAGAATGTAGGGAAAGCACTGAGCACCAAGTACATGCTCTGGAAGGACCAGCTCTCTTCCCTTTGCCTCAgttcccagccccacccagacCGGCAGGCTCCAAGGAGGATGGATTGCTGGAGATTTG TTGAGGAAGGCAGGAAACGGGACCTCGGGGCGCTGCTGCAGAACGTGAAGCCCCACTGGTTTAGCAAGTTTGCAGACTGGTCCTTCCTGAGCTCACTCTTTTTCTGCTGCACAGTGATCAGCACTGTGG GTTACGGCCACATCTACCCTGTCACCAGGCTCGGCAAATACTTGTGCATGCTCTACGCCCTCTTTGGCATCCCGCTGATGTTCCTAGTCCTCACGGACACGGGTGACATCCTGGCCACCATCCTGTCCACGTCTTATCATCGGTTCCAAAAACTCCcattcttcccacctcccctcccctactGGTGCTCCCgcctgctctgcagaaagccgGCCACCAAGCCCGCGGGCGAGGTTGTCCCGAGGATCGTCATAGATGCCCAAGAGCTTCCGGGCCCCAACCCCGGCCCGTGTCCGTCCACCCCAAGCAGAAACATGGATCTGTTCGAGAGACTTCTTGCACGAGAGAAGCAGAACACGCTGCACCTGCCCTCGCGGGCCGTGGAGAGGAGTAACTCGTGTCCCGAGCTGGTGTCGGGGAGACTCTCCTACTCGCTCATCAGCAATCTGGACCAGGTGGGACGGCAGGTGGAGAAGCTAGACGTGCCCCTCCCGGTCATCGCCCTCCTTGTGTTCGCCTACATCTCCTGTGCGGCTGCCGTCCTCCCCATCTGGGAGAAGAAGCTGGACTTCGAGAACGCCTTCTATTTCTGCTTCATCACACTGACCACCATTGGGTTCGGGGATACCGTTTTAGAACACCCCcacttcttcttgttcttctccaTTTATATCATCATTGGGATGGAGATCGTGTGCATCGCTTTCAAGTTGGTGCAAAACAGGCTGATTCACATCTACAAAAATCTCATGCTGTTCTTTGCAAAAGGGGTATTTTACCACCCTGTTAAAAAGTGA